In the Bos javanicus breed banteng chromosome 28, ARS-OSU_banteng_1.0, whole genome shotgun sequence genome, one interval contains:
- the MRLN gene encoding myoregulin — protein sequence MTCKNWILISTTTPTSLEDEIVGRLLKILFVIFVDFLSIIYVVITS from the coding sequence ATGACGTGTAAAAATTGGATATTAATTTCTACTACTACCCCCACAAGTCTAGAAGATGAAATTGTGGGAAGACTTCTAAAAATTTTGTTTGTAATCTTTGTTGACTTCCTGTCTATTATATATGTTGTTATAACTTCTTag